Genomic segment of bacterium:
ACGGTCAGCATACCCAAGGTGGTCGGCGGGGCGGACGCCGCGTCCACCGAGCTGGCAACCGCGCTCTACTCCCAGGTCTTCTCATCGGTGGTGCCGGTGTCTTCGACCCGCGTCGCCGAGGCCACCAAGCTGACGGAGAACATCTATCGGGCGGTGAACATCGCCCTGGTCAACGAGCTCAAAACGGTCTACGACGCCATGGGCGTCGACGTCTGGGAAGTCCTCGACGCCGCCGAGACCAAACCGTTCGGTTTCAAACGCTTCGATCCCGGACCCGGTTGGGGCGGGCATTGCATTCCGGTCGATCCCTTCTATCTGTCGTGGAAGGCCCGGGAATTCGGGCTCCGGGCACGGTTCATCGAGCTGGCCGGCGAAGTCAACGTCGAAATGACGCACTATGTGCTGGCCAAGCTCTTCGAAGCCCTCAACGCCCGCGGCAAGCCGGTGCGCGGCAGCCGGATCCTGGTCATCGGCCTCGCCTACAAGCCCGACGTCGCCGACCCGCGCGAGAGCCCGGCGTTCGAGATCCTCGATCGTCTGGTCGAGCTCGGCGCCGACGTCGCGTACCACGATCCGCACATTCAAGAAGCGCCGGCAATGCGCACCTGGCCCGATCTACCGCCGA
This window contains:
- a CDS encoding nucleotide sugar dehydrogenase, whose product is TVSIPKVVGGADAASTELATALYSQVFSSVVPVSSTRVAEATKLTENIYRAVNIALVNELKTVYDAMGVDVWEVLDAAETKPFGFKRFDPGPGWGGHCIPVDPFYLSWKAREFGLRARFIELAGEVNVEMTHYVLAKLFEALNARGKPVRGSRILVIGLAYKPDVADPRESPAFEILDRLVELGADVAYHDPHIQEAPAMRTWPDLPPMRSVDLDRETVESQDAVLIVTHHSSIDYAALAEHASLIVDTRGVYREPATNVVRA